One Fuerstiella marisgermanici DNA window includes the following coding sequences:
- a CDS encoding 2-oxoacid:acceptor oxidoreductase subunit alpha yields the protein MSVADPPDSAESRHKESVDTVVIRFCGDSGDGMQLAGTQFTNVSAVFGNDVSTLPDFPAEIRAPAGTIAGVSGFQICFSSRDIYTPGDEVDTLVAMNPAALKSNIGDLKRGGTLIVNEDAFEKSNLQKAGYDKNPLDGDEELAAFRVHKVPMTRLTRDSVEGLGLSQREADRCKNFFALGLVYWLYDRDPKPTEDWVTAKFGRKPEIAEANLRALKGGSNFGFSTEAFTVHYEVPPAKLAPGKYRKITGNEALAMGIATAARLSNTEVVFSGYPITPASDILHDLSKFKHFGVTTFQAEDEIAAMSATVGAAFGGQMAITASSGPGICLKGEAMGLGMITELPMVIIDVQRGGPSTGLPTKTEQSDLLLALFGRNGESPMPIIAAQTPGDCFWAIQDALRMAVEFMTPVILLSDGYIANGAEPWPVPKVEDVKPIIVDRPTEHNSDEGYMPYLRDERLVRPWAKPGTPGLEHRLGGLEKRDVTGNVEYSPSNHQHMSDTRARKIAGIAEFIPEQEVDGEEAGDLLVLSWGGTYGSVRTAVRQAQQDGKAVTHAHLRYLNPFPRNLGKLIGSFKKVLIPELNLGQLSLVIRSTYLVDAVSFNKIQGKPFKVVEIYNKINEVLKG from the coding sequence ATGTCAGTTGCTGACCCTCCTGATTCCGCTGAAAGTCGTCACAAAGAATCCGTCGACACTGTTGTAATTCGCTTCTGCGGCGACAGCGGCGATGGCATGCAATTAGCCGGAACGCAGTTTACAAACGTGTCTGCTGTCTTCGGCAACGACGTAAGCACGCTGCCCGACTTCCCGGCCGAGATTCGAGCTCCCGCCGGGACAATCGCGGGTGTCAGCGGTTTTCAGATCTGCTTTTCCAGTCGCGATATCTACACGCCTGGCGATGAAGTCGACACGCTTGTGGCGATGAACCCGGCAGCGTTGAAGTCTAATATTGGTGATCTAAAACGTGGCGGCACGCTGATCGTCAACGAAGATGCCTTCGAAAAGTCGAATCTGCAAAAGGCGGGTTACGACAAGAATCCGCTGGATGGCGACGAAGAACTGGCCGCCTTTCGCGTCCACAAGGTGCCTATGACGCGACTGACTCGCGATTCGGTCGAAGGTCTGGGGCTGTCGCAGCGAGAAGCCGATCGCTGCAAGAACTTCTTTGCATTGGGCCTCGTCTACTGGCTGTACGATCGCGATCCGAAGCCGACTGAAGATTGGGTAACCGCGAAGTTCGGCCGAAAGCCTGAGATTGCCGAAGCGAACCTGCGTGCTCTGAAAGGCGGATCGAACTTTGGTTTCTCAACCGAAGCATTCACCGTTCACTACGAAGTTCCGCCAGCGAAACTGGCACCAGGCAAGTATCGCAAGATCACTGGCAACGAAGCTTTGGCGATGGGCATCGCGACTGCGGCAAGGTTGTCCAACACCGAAGTAGTGTTTTCCGGCTACCCAATTACACCTGCCAGCGACATTCTGCACGACCTTTCCAAGTTTAAGCACTTCGGCGTCACCACGTTTCAGGCCGAAGATGAAATCGCTGCGATGTCCGCGACCGTGGGCGCAGCCTTTGGCGGCCAGATGGCCATCACCGCGAGCAGTGGTCCGGGGATTTGCCTGAAGGGTGAAGCCATGGGGCTGGGGATGATCACGGAACTGCCGATGGTCATCATCGACGTTCAACGTGGTGGCCCGAGTACCGGGTTGCCGACGAAGACTGAGCAGTCCGATCTGCTGCTGGCGCTGTTCGGCCGAAACGGTGAATCACCGATGCCCATTATTGCCGCTCAAACACCGGGCGACTGTTTCTGGGCTATTCAGGACGCATTGCGAATGGCAGTGGAGTTCATGACGCCCGTGATTTTGCTGTCTGATGGATACATCGCTAACGGAGCAGAACCCTGGCCCGTTCCAAAGGTGGAAGACGTCAAGCCGATCATTGTCGACCGACCGACGGAACATAACTCCGACGAAGGCTACATGCCGTACCTTCGCGATGAGCGATTGGTGCGACCATGGGCGAAGCCCGGCACGCCTGGCCTGGAACATCGACTCGGCGGGCTTGAAAAACGAGACGTCACGGGCAACGTTGAATACAGTCCGTCAAACCATCAACACATGTCGGATACGCGAGCCCGAAAGATCGCGGGCATTGCGGAGTTTATTCCGGAGCAGGAAGTTGATGGCGAGGAAGCCGGTGATCTGCTTGTTCTGAGTTGGGGCGGAACTTACGGTTCGGTGCGAACCGCCGTTCGACAGGCTCAACAGGACGGCAAGGCTGTGACTCACGCTCACCTGCGTTACCTGAATCCGTTTCCTCGCAACCTTGGCAAACTTATCGGCAGCTTCAAGAAGGTGCTGATTCCGGAACTGAACCTCGGCCAGCTTTCCCTGGTCATCCGTTCCACGTACCTGGTGGATGCCGTGTCGTTCAACAAGATTCAGGGCAAGCCGTTTAAGGTCGTTGAAATCTACAATAAGATCAACGAGGTTTTGAAGGGCTAG
- a CDS encoding 2-oxoacid:ferredoxin oxidoreductase subunit beta, with the protein MSTLLPQLTAKDFASDQEIRWCPRCGDYSILAQMKKVLPELGLPKEQFCFVSGIGCSSRFPYYMDTYGFHSIHGRAPAVATGVKLSNPDLQVWVITGDGDALSIGGNHLMHAIRRNLDINIILFNNQIYGLTKGQYSPTSPLGAKTKSTPYGSLDNPLNPLSVAIGCEASFVARSVDVDTKHLADTLRRAANHKGTSFVEVYQDCNVFNSGAFYYASKKGEKEENIVYLEHGKPLIFGKEKDKGVRLNAHGRPEVVELSSGISEDDLLFHDEKAEDPSLAFLLAQMRHPLFPEPLGVLRNVSRPVYDEEVRKQVDHAKETLGEGDLEKLFNSGDTWVVE; encoded by the coding sequence ATGTCAACATTACTGCCTCAGCTTACAGCTAAAGACTTCGCCAGCGATCAGGAAATTCGCTGGTGTCCGCGCTGCGGCGACTATTCAATTCTGGCTCAGATGAAAAAGGTCCTGCCGGAGTTGGGGTTGCCGAAGGAGCAGTTCTGCTTTGTGTCCGGCATCGGCTGTTCCAGTCGCTTTCCGTACTACATGGACACTTACGGCTTTCACAGTATTCATGGGCGAGCCCCCGCTGTGGCGACCGGAGTGAAGCTCTCGAATCCAGATTTGCAGGTGTGGGTGATCACCGGTGACGGCGATGCTCTATCGATCGGCGGCAATCACCTGATGCACGCGATTCGGCGTAACCTGGACATCAATATTATTCTGTTCAACAACCAGATCTACGGTCTGACAAAGGGACAGTACTCGCCCACCAGCCCGCTGGGTGCAAAAACGAAAAGCACTCCGTACGGATCGCTGGATAATCCGCTGAATCCATTATCAGTGGCGATCGGATGCGAAGCCAGCTTCGTCGCTCGGTCCGTCGATGTGGACACCAAGCACCTCGCAGATACGCTCCGCCGCGCGGCCAACCACAAAGGCACGTCGTTTGTGGAAGTTTACCAGGACTGCAACGTCTTCAATTCCGGAGCGTTCTATTACGCGTCCAAGAAAGGCGAAAAGGAAGAGAACATCGTCTACCTAGAACACGGCAAGCCGCTGATTTTTGGCAAGGAAAAGGACAAAGGAGTCCGCCTGAACGCTCACGGTCGTCCGGAAGTTGTTGAACTTAGCAGCGGCATCTCAGAAGACGATTTGCTGTTCCACGACGAGAAAGCGGAAGACCCCAGCTTGGCCTTCCTGCTGGCTCAAATGCGGCACCCACTGTTCCCGGAACCGCTCGGCGTGCTCCGAAACGTGTCTCGCCCGGTCTACGATGAAGAAGTTCGTAAGCAGGTCGATCACGCCAAAGAAACTCTTGGCGAAGGCGACCTCGAAAAGCTCTTCAACAGCGGCGATACATGGGTCGTGGAATAA
- a CDS encoding threonine/serine dehydratase, with protein sequence MNKYAPPAFQLSARHLESVREAAGRIQGMVQRTPCFLNERLSQQLGCSLYVKAENLQPCGAFKVRGATNAVFAAAPDVIARGVLTHSSGNHAAAIARAASLRGVPAYIVMPENSAAGKIANVRAYGVEPVFCAPTADARQAKADELLAETGAYFIHPYNQADVIAGQGTMGLEILEQVPDVDLIVVPVGGGGMMSGILLAIKSLRPEVQVIGAEPEFADDAYRSLQSGRIEPPNRYDTIADGLRTPLGELTFPIIQSLMDDLTLVSEQAIVEATEELSYAAKLVLEPSGGVAYAAARKIASRHAGKNVVVIACGGNV encoded by the coding sequence ATGAATAAATACGCTCCGCCTGCTTTTCAATTGTCGGCTCGTCATCTTGAATCTGTGCGTGAAGCGGCCGGTCGGATTCAGGGGATGGTGCAGCGAACTCCCTGCTTTCTGAATGAACGGCTGAGCCAGCAGCTTGGCTGTTCGCTGTATGTCAAAGCGGAAAATCTACAACCGTGCGGAGCTTTTAAAGTCCGCGGAGCGACCAATGCTGTTTTTGCGGCCGCCCCTGATGTCATCGCGCGAGGCGTACTGACCCACTCGTCGGGCAACCATGCGGCCGCGATTGCTCGGGCCGCTTCACTTCGTGGTGTGCCCGCGTACATCGTGATGCCGGAGAATTCTGCGGCGGGCAAGATCGCCAACGTTCGAGCGTACGGAGTCGAACCTGTTTTCTGTGCCCCAACGGCGGACGCGCGGCAGGCTAAAGCAGACGAGCTGCTGGCCGAGACGGGCGCGTACTTTATTCATCCCTACAATCAGGCGGATGTCATTGCTGGGCAGGGTACGATGGGGCTGGAGATTCTGGAACAGGTGCCTGACGTCGATCTGATCGTTGTCCCGGTGGGCGGCGGTGGGATGATGTCCGGAATTCTGCTTGCGATCAAATCGTTGCGCCCGGAGGTTCAGGTCATTGGTGCTGAGCCTGAGTTCGCGGATGATGCCTATCGCAGCCTTCAATCGGGCAGAATCGAACCGCCGAATCGCTATGACACCATCGCCGACGGCTTGCGAACGCCACTCGGCGAACTGACATTTCCCATCATTCAGTCTTTAATGGATGACTTAACTTTGGTTAGTGAACAGGCCATCGTTGAGGCGACCGAAGAGCTTTCCTACGCTGCGAAACTGGTTCTGGAACCATCGGGCGGCGTTGCCTACGCAGCGGCAAGAAAAATTGCGAGTCGCCACGCAGGCAAAAACGTCGTTGTCATTGCGTGCGGCGGGAACGTCTAA
- a CDS encoding amidohydrolase family protein yields MNPIARFAATIIFVLVSGVDAIGDESGSPVQLREVNPIKGAPESRVIAITGARLIDGHGGSPVENACVIVKGDQIIFAGAQAEAQIPTGAIRFDAGGKSLLPGLFDSHFHSQDTAKRPIEYELDNGITSFRDPGHPFKFYRWLNGNELTVPRIFLCGGHLDAAPPAWPDQAAVIGTAKQATEAVDAHVARGASGIKIYMRLPAEHIAAACAAADRHGVPVTAHLELVRADAAIEAGVDGIEHITSFGTALADPKQAEVFEQVVGSDSNARREWRPRLWSGIELENNPRLRPLLDQIVKQGTFVSPTLAIFEARVGEKEATPVTASAFANMLDFVGHCHRHGAKIVVGSHTSAPFADRGKAYLREVELMVEAGMTPLEVITAATKVNSEFFGAQDRLGTVAAGKTADLILIDGFPDKNIKDLDKVTHVMLGGNWVKGQEN; encoded by the coding sequence ATGAATCCGATAGCACGATTTGCGGCAACAATCATATTTGTGCTCGTTAGCGGTGTGGACGCTATCGGCGACGAAAGCGGCTCACCCGTTCAACTGCGCGAAGTTAATCCGATTAAGGGCGCGCCGGAGTCACGAGTGATCGCGATCACTGGGGCGAGGTTGATCGACGGACACGGTGGAAGCCCAGTTGAGAACGCCTGCGTGATTGTGAAGGGAGACCAAATTATCTTTGCGGGCGCGCAGGCGGAAGCTCAGATTCCAACGGGTGCGATTCGATTTGATGCAGGCGGGAAGTCGCTGTTGCCCGGTCTGTTCGATTCTCACTTCCACTCGCAGGACACAGCCAAGCGGCCGATCGAATACGAACTCGACAACGGCATCACGTCGTTCCGAGATCCCGGGCACCCATTCAAGTTTTATCGCTGGCTAAACGGCAACGAATTGACCGTTCCACGCATCTTCCTTTGCGGCGGGCACCTGGACGCCGCTCCGCCTGCCTGGCCGGACCAGGCCGCCGTCATTGGAACAGCCAAACAAGCAACTGAGGCGGTTGATGCCCACGTCGCGCGGGGAGCTTCAGGGATCAAGATCTATATGCGATTGCCAGCTGAGCATATCGCCGCTGCATGTGCAGCAGCGGACCGACACGGCGTCCCCGTCACGGCTCACCTGGAACTAGTCAGGGCGGATGCGGCGATTGAGGCGGGTGTTGACGGGATCGAGCATATCACGTCGTTCGGAACAGCCTTGGCTGACCCAAAGCAGGCAGAAGTGTTCGAGCAAGTTGTCGGAAGTGATTCCAACGCGCGACGTGAATGGCGTCCTCGGTTATGGAGCGGTATTGAACTGGAGAACAATCCGCGGCTTCGACCGTTGCTGGATCAAATCGTCAAACAGGGCACTTTTGTCTCTCCCACGCTCGCGATTTTCGAGGCGCGAGTGGGAGAGAAGGAGGCAACCCCGGTGACCGCATCAGCATTCGCAAACATGCTCGACTTCGTTGGGCATTGTCATCGCCACGGGGCAAAGATCGTCGTCGGATCACACACTTCCGCGCCGTTCGCAGACAGGGGCAAAGCCTATCTTCGGGAAGTGGAGTTGATGGTCGAGGCGGGGATGACGCCGCTCGAAGTCATCACGGCTGCTACCAAGGTGAACAGTGAGTTCTTCGGCGCGCAAGATCGTCTGGGCACGGTTGCTGCCGGAAAAACGGCTGACCTCATTCTGATTGATGGCTTCCCTGACAAGAACATCAAAGACCTGGACAAAGTCACGCACGTGATGCTCGGCGGCAACTGGGTCAAAGGACAAGAGAACTAA
- the lpdA gene encoding dihydrolipoyl dehydrogenase encodes MSETYDLIVIGAGPGGYVAAIRGAQLGLKCAVIEREQKLGGTCLRVGCIPSKALLETTELLEQSQHSFAERGLIAGEVKVDLPQMMAHKDGVVAQLDGGIQGLLKKHKIDRHFGHGCLLGGGKVEVASGDAEPVQLKAKHILIATGSVSSSFPGMEPDGDRIGTSTEALAWPDIPEHLVVIGAGVIGLELGTVWRRLGSRVTVLEYLPRILPGTDSQVAKEAQKILQKQGMDFQLGTKVQKVTSDGKTCLIEVEGRDAISCDRVLIAVGRRPCTDNLGLKRAGVGTDQRGFIQVNSSYQTTASGVYAIGDVIGGAMLAHKAEEEGIACVEKIATGHGHINYGTIPGVIYTAPEIASVGETEDALKERGHKIKVGRFSFAANGRARAAGHTEGFVKVIADAESDRVLGVHIIGAHAGELIAEAAVAMEFGASSEDIARCCHAHPTLAEAIKEAAMAVERRAIHS; translated from the coding sequence ATGTCCGAAACCTACGACCTAATTGTTATCGGAGCAGGCCCCGGAGGCTACGTGGCCGCCATCCGCGGTGCACAACTGGGCCTGAAGTGCGCTGTCATCGAACGCGAACAGAAACTCGGCGGCACATGCCTGCGAGTCGGCTGTATTCCCAGCAAGGCGTTGTTGGAAACCACCGAACTGCTGGAACAGTCGCAACATTCATTCGCGGAACGAGGCCTGATTGCGGGCGAGGTCAAAGTTGATCTTCCGCAGATGATGGCTCACAAAGATGGCGTGGTCGCTCAACTGGACGGCGGGATCCAGGGGCTGCTGAAGAAGCACAAAATTGACCGGCATTTCGGCCACGGTTGCCTGCTGGGTGGAGGAAAAGTTGAAGTCGCTTCCGGCGATGCGGAACCCGTTCAACTCAAAGCTAAACATATCCTCATCGCCACCGGCAGTGTTTCGTCTTCCTTCCCCGGTATGGAACCGGACGGCGATCGCATTGGTACCAGTACCGAAGCATTGGCCTGGCCCGATATTCCGGAGCACCTTGTTGTTATCGGTGCAGGCGTCATTGGGCTGGAGCTGGGCACCGTCTGGCGGCGCTTAGGTTCGCGGGTCACCGTTTTGGAATATCTACCTCGAATTCTGCCGGGCACAGACTCGCAGGTGGCGAAGGAAGCTCAAAAAATCCTGCAGAAGCAGGGCATGGACTTCCAGCTGGGCACGAAGGTTCAAAAGGTCACTTCCGACGGCAAGACATGCTTAATTGAAGTCGAAGGCCGTGACGCAATTAGTTGTGATCGAGTCCTTATCGCCGTCGGTCGGCGGCCCTGCACGGATAACCTTGGTCTCAAGCGTGCCGGCGTTGGAACTGATCAACGCGGCTTCATCCAGGTGAATTCGTCCTATCAAACGACGGCGTCTGGCGTGTACGCGATTGGCGACGTCATCGGCGGAGCCATGTTGGCTCATAAAGCCGAAGAAGAAGGCATCGCCTGCGTCGAAAAGATTGCCACGGGCCACGGCCACATCAACTACGGAACCATTCCGGGCGTCATCTATACGGCACCCGAAATCGCATCCGTTGGTGAAACAGAAGACGCTCTGAAGGAACGCGGCCACAAGATCAAGGTCGGCCGCTTTTCGTTTGCCGCCAATGGTCGAGCTCGCGCGGCAGGACACACGGAGGGCTTCGTCAAGGTCATCGCAGACGCAGAAAGCGATCGCGTGCTTGGCGTACACATCATCGGAGCTCACGCCGGCGAATTAATTGCGGAAGCGGCGGTCGCAATGGAGTTTGGAGCCAGTAGCGAAGACATCGCACGCTGTTGCCACGCTCACCCGACCCTGGCCGAAGCCATCAAAGAGGCCGCCATGGCCGTCGAACGACGCGCCATTCATTCCTGA
- the odhB gene encoding 2-oxoglutarate dehydrogenase complex dihydrolipoyllysine-residue succinyltransferase translates to MSSEVEIKIPAVGESITEVFIGEWYVDKGTFVELDGNVVGLETDKATFDVPAPVAGTITKVLKEAGDTAEIGEVIGYMEKGEAPAASKAAAVPDAKASGGGHVMPAAERAMEEANLPAGSVAGSGPSGRVLKEDVARHVQSGGGPKPMTGSRETKSVPMSPIRQTIASRLVNAQQTAALLTTFNEIDMLAVKEMRQQYKDDFEKKYGTKLGFMSFFVKAIVDALQEYPAINAQMDGNKLIYHNYCDVGIAVGGGKGLVVPVLRNAENMSFAEIEQAIRDFGARAQKNQISLDELEGGTFTVTNGGVYGSLLSTPIVNPPQSGVLGMHGIVDRPIAVNGEVVIRPMMYVALTYDHRVVDGKEAVTFLKRIKDVIEDPARLVLEV, encoded by the coding sequence ATGAGCAGCGAAGTTGAAATCAAAATCCCGGCCGTCGGTGAATCGATCACGGAAGTGTTCATTGGCGAATGGTACGTCGATAAAGGTACATTCGTTGAGCTGGACGGCAATGTGGTCGGTCTGGAAACAGACAAAGCCACGTTTGACGTGCCCGCCCCCGTTGCCGGCACGATCACAAAGGTGCTGAAGGAAGCCGGCGATACGGCGGAAATTGGCGAAGTGATCGGCTACATGGAAAAAGGCGAAGCGCCTGCCGCCAGCAAAGCAGCAGCTGTCCCGGACGCGAAAGCATCAGGCGGCGGACATGTCATGCCGGCAGCCGAACGAGCAATGGAAGAAGCCAACCTTCCCGCCGGATCAGTCGCAGGCAGCGGGCCGAGCGGCCGTGTCCTCAAAGAAGACGTCGCTCGCCATGTTCAAAGCGGCGGCGGACCGAAGCCAATGACGGGTTCACGCGAGACCAAGTCGGTCCCGATGAGTCCCATTCGGCAAACGATCGCATCACGATTGGTCAACGCTCAGCAAACGGCCGCGCTGCTGACGACCTTCAACGAGATCGACATGTTGGCCGTCAAAGAAATGCGGCAGCAATACAAAGACGACTTCGAAAAGAAATACGGCACCAAGCTGGGCTTCATGTCCTTCTTTGTAAAAGCCATCGTCGACGCGTTGCAGGAATACCCTGCGATCAACGCTCAGATGGACGGCAACAAGCTGATTTACCACAACTACTGCGATGTCGGCATCGCTGTCGGCGGCGGTAAAGGACTGGTCGTGCCAGTCTTGCGCAACGCAGAAAACATGAGCTTCGCCGAAATCGAACAGGCCATCCGAGACTTTGGGGCGAGAGCTCAGAAGAATCAGATCAGCCTTGATGAACTGGAAGGTGGCACCTTTACCGTCACCAACGGCGGAGTCTACGGTTCGCTGCTTTCGACTCCCATCGTCAATCCGCCTCAAAGCGGAGTGCTGGGGATGCACGGCATCGTGGACCGACCCATTGCGGTCAATGGCGAAGTCGTCATTCGCCCAATGATGTATGTTGCACTCACCTACGATCATCGAGTGGTCGATGGCAAAGAAGCGGTCACGTTTCTGAAGCGAATCAAAGACGTGATCGAAGATCCAGCGCGATTGGTTTTGGAAGTCTGA
- a CDS encoding 2-oxoglutarate dehydrogenase E1 component, with protein sequence MSSQSHNPAAAPQFLDSPVEPSGEHKPRRSTSQLSTQSLAFIEQQYADYLHDRNAVSPDWRDYFDDIHAGHEDVTAAVLQTPFRHDSIFHRQAKLAGGQAASSETAILQERLDQLIRNYRVRGHIIAQIDPLHAKRPEPPELDPAFYGFTDEHMGMEFSTQWFGGAECRTLGDMLQWLQMTYCRSIGVQFMHIDSLQVRSWLRDRMERSGNRIRLSRDEQIRILTRLSDAVMFEEFIQKKYVGAKSFSLEGAESLIPLLDMAIERAGEQGIDLVVMGMAHRGRLNVLANIMGKRPSRIFREFEDKDPELQMGRGDVKYHLGYSSDWTTTTGKDVHLTLCFNPSHLEFVNPVALGRLRAKQDHREDYERRRSMGILIHGDAAFAGEGVAQETLNLSELSGYRTGGTLHIIVNNQVGFTTSPSEGRSCTYATDVARMLQIPIFHVNGEDPEAVAQVVQLAMEFRDKFQRDVIIDMYCFRRRGHNEGDEPAFTQPTMYQMIRKRKTVFENYLASMLKLEGLTREEANEIVERRTQILEEELEEARKDKFAALTDSGGGTWKDFFGGPVANADDVDTAIEAAELQRVVDTVSTPPKGFTPHPRLVRILQQRRQMGAGEQPFDWGTAELAALGSLVAEGFQLRFSGQDVRRGTFSHRHAALHDAKDGRVWMGVQDLAARPELVEFHNSPLSEIGVLGFEYGYSLDRPHGITLWEAQFGDFVNVAQVIIDQFISSAEDKWKRLSGLVMLLPHGFEGQGPEHSSARLERFLTLAAEDNMQIVAPTTPAQHFHLLRRQSLRKWKKPLVVMTPKSLLRHKEAVSPASEFTSGHFQEVIADDLANPEGVKRILLCSGKIFYELHSVRKESGRDDVAILRVEQLYPFPEAELRQKLSVYGKDVPVFWVQEEPRNMGAWPSIRIRFGDSVFDTHQLTGITRVESASPATGSGTSHKIEQQAILKEALEIS encoded by the coding sequence ATGTCATCGCAATCTCACAACCCTGCGGCCGCCCCACAATTTTTGGATTCGCCCGTCGAGCCATCCGGCGAGCACAAACCTCGGCGATCAACTTCGCAGCTTAGCACGCAAAGTCTTGCTTTTATCGAGCAGCAGTACGCTGATTATCTGCACGATCGCAACGCCGTTTCGCCAGACTGGCGCGACTACTTTGACGACATCCACGCGGGGCACGAAGACGTCACCGCTGCCGTTTTGCAGACGCCGTTTCGGCATGACAGCATTTTTCATCGCCAGGCGAAACTCGCCGGCGGTCAGGCGGCGAGTTCAGAAACCGCCATTCTGCAGGAACGGCTCGACCAGCTGATCCGCAACTATCGCGTGCGCGGACACATTATTGCTCAGATCGATCCGCTCCACGCTAAACGCCCGGAACCACCAGAACTGGACCCGGCTTTCTACGGTTTCACCGACGAGCACATGGGCATGGAGTTCTCGACCCAGTGGTTCGGCGGGGCCGAATGCCGAACGCTGGGCGACATGCTGCAGTGGTTGCAAATGACGTATTGCCGGTCGATTGGTGTGCAGTTCATGCACATCGACAGCCTGCAGGTGCGATCGTGGTTGCGAGACCGCATGGAACGCAGCGGGAACCGAATCCGGCTTTCACGGGACGAACAAATTCGCATTCTGACCCGGCTTAGCGACGCCGTGATGTTTGAGGAATTCATTCAGAAGAAGTACGTGGGGGCGAAGAGTTTCTCACTGGAGGGTGCGGAAAGTCTGATTCCGTTACTGGACATGGCCATCGAGCGGGCCGGCGAGCAGGGTATCGATCTTGTGGTGATGGGGATGGCTCATCGAGGCCGGCTGAATGTGCTGGCGAACATCATGGGCAAGCGGCCAAGTCGGATTTTCCGCGAGTTCGAAGACAAGGACCCGGAACTGCAGATGGGCCGAGGCGATGTGAAATATCATCTCGGCTACAGCTCAGACTGGACGACGACCACAGGCAAGGACGTGCATCTCACGCTGTGCTTTAACCCGAGTCATCTGGAATTTGTGAATCCGGTTGCGTTGGGTCGTCTGCGAGCCAAGCAGGATCACCGCGAAGACTACGAACGTCGCCGCAGCATGGGAATTCTGATTCACGGCGACGCTGCGTTTGCCGGCGAAGGGGTCGCTCAGGAAACACTGAACCTCAGCGAGCTGTCCGGCTACCGTACGGGCGGGACGCTTCACATTATCGTCAACAATCAGGTCGGATTCACCACGTCGCCTTCGGAGGGCCGTTCGTGCACCTATGCGACGGACGTGGCCCGCATGCTGCAGATTCCGATCTTTCACGTAAACGGCGAAGATCCGGAAGCGGTCGCACAAGTCGTACAACTGGCGATGGAATTTCGAGACAAGTTTCAGCGCGACGTCATCATCGACATGTATTGCTTCCGACGACGAGGGCACAACGAAGGCGATGAGCCCGCGTTCACGCAACCAACGATGTACCAAATGATTCGCAAACGGAAGACCGTTTTCGAAAACTACCTCGCCAGTATGCTGAAGCTGGAAGGCCTGACCCGCGAGGAAGCGAACGAAATCGTCGAACGGCGGACTCAGATTCTGGAAGAGGAGTTGGAAGAGGCTCGCAAAGACAAATTCGCAGCACTGACTGACAGTGGCGGAGGCACCTGGAAGGACTTCTTTGGTGGGCCGGTTGCCAATGCGGACGACGTCGATACGGCAATTGAGGCAGCGGAACTGCAGCGAGTGGTCGATACCGTGAGCACTCCGCCCAAGGGCTTTACACCTCATCCGCGGTTGGTGCGCATTCTGCAACAGCGGCGGCAAATGGGAGCGGGCGAACAACCGTTTGACTGGGGAACAGCGGAACTGGCGGCACTGGGTTCGCTGGTGGCCGAAGGGTTTCAGCTGCGGTTTTCAGGGCAGGACGTGCGGCGTGGCACGTTCAGCCATCGGCATGCGGCGTTGCACGACGCGAAGGACGGACGTGTCTGGATGGGTGTCCAGGACCTGGCGGCTCGTCCCGAGTTAGTCGAATTTCACAACAGCCCACTGTCGGAAATTGGTGTCCTCGGTTTTGAATACGGCTACAGTCTCGACCGACCTCATGGCATTACGCTTTGGGAGGCTCAGTTCGGCGACTTCGTCAACGTGGCTCAGGTAATCATCGACCAGTTCATTTCCAGCGCCGAGGACAAATGGAAGCGGCTGAGTGGCCTGGTGATGTTGTTGCCCCATGGCTTCGAAGGGCAAGGGCCGGAGCACAGCAGTGCTCGCCTTGAACGCTTTCTGACGCTGGCCGCAGAAGACAACATGCAGATTGTGGCTCCAACCACACCGGCTCAGCACTTCCACCTGCTGCGGCGACAATCCCTACGCAAGTGGAAAAAGCCGCTGGTCGTGATGACGCCCAAGAGTCTCCTGCGGCACAAAGAAGCTGTTTCGCCGGCCTCAGAATTTACGTCAGGCCATTTTCAGGAAGTGATTGCGGACGACCTAGCAAATCCTGAGGGCGTGAAACGCATTCTGCTCTGCAGCGGCAAGATTTTCTACGAACTGCACAGTGTGCGCAAGGAATCCGGTCGAGACGACGTCGCGATTTTGCGAGTTGAGCAGTTGTATCCGTTTCCTGAGGCCGAGTTGCGGCAGAAACTCTCAGTCTATGGAAAAGATGTGCCCGTGTTCTGGGTTCAGGAAGAACCGCGTAATATGGGTGCGTGGCCGTCGATTCGAATTCGCTTCGGAGATTCTGTCTTCGACACTCACCAATTGACCGGCATCACACGTGTAGAATCGGCGAGTCCGGCGACGGGGTCGGGCACAAGCCACAAAATTGAACAGCAAGCCATCTTGAAAGAGGCTCTGGAAATCTCATGA